A section of the Drosophila subobscura isolate 14011-0131.10 chromosome A, UCBerk_Dsub_1.0, whole genome shotgun sequence genome encodes:
- the LOC117903092 gene encoding prisilkin-39 produces the protein MNFNGLLAIVGACLVALCAADVSHLSRSYLPPQSIGYNGGYNGYNTGYNTGGYSAYPGYSNGGYYTGSGSSYSSPLISSSYKSYVVPQYTAGYAAPSRTYLPADTGYSGYSGYNGLDTKYASNGGYVY, from the exons ATG AACTTCAACGGTTTGCTCGCAATTGTTGGTGCCTGCCTGGTGGCCCTGTGCGCCGCCGATGTCTCCCACTTGTCGCGCAGCTACTTGCCGCCGCAGAGCATCGGCTACAATGGTGGCTACAATGGCTACAACACGGGCTACAACACGGGAGGTTACTCCGCCTATCCAGGCTACTCGAATGGCGGCTACTACACCGGCTCTGGCTCAAGCTATTCCTCGCCGCTCATCTCGTCCAGCTACAAGAGCTATGTGGTGCCGCAGTACACGGCTGGCTATGCAGCTCCCTCGCGCACCTATCTGCCAGCGGACACTGGCTACTCGGGCTACTCCGGCTACAATGGCCTGGACACCAAGTACGCCAGCAACGGTGGCTACGTCTACTAG
- the LOC117903093 gene encoding uncharacterized protein LOC117903093 produces MFSRSRSVGPVMCRCYTQIKGGSNPAGRSSGAGAPPPTTKVTGLSSNCVKPSSSPVGPGASASGGYKVPEYFSFNRFSFAEAEVEMAKFRCPQPSALTK; encoded by the coding sequence ATGTTCTCACGCTCTCGAAGTGTCGGGCCGGTGATGTGCCGTTGCTACACCCAAATCAAGGGCGGCTCCAATCCAGCAGGCCGCAGCAGTGGAGCAGGCGCTCCTCCGCCCACTACCAAAGTAACTGGCCTGAGCAGCAACTGCGTGAAACCGTCATCATCTCCAGTGGGTCCAGGCGCTTCAGCATCCGGCGGCTACAAAGTTCCCGAATACTTCTCCTTCAACCGATTCAGCTTCGCCGAAGCGGAGGTGGAAATGGCCAAGTTCCGCTGCCCCCAGCCATCTGCGTTGACGAAgtag
- the LOC117903086 gene encoding alanine--glyoxylate aminotransferase 2-like, translating into MPFAQEQAKSVAVASEQLSKTETIKLRNKHIGQACQLFYRSDPLKIVRGQGQYMFDEEGTRYLDCINNVAHVGHCHPEVVRAGALQMATISTNNRFLHDELVQCAQTLTSKMPEPLSVCFFVNSGSEANDLALRLARNFTKRQDVITLDHAYHGHLQAVMEVSPYKFNQPGGEKKPDYVHVAPCPDIYGGQFTDKMYPNADLGALYAQPIEEICQRQLAKGQGVAAFIAESLQSCGGQILPPAGYFRAVYDAVRSAGGLCIADEVQVGFGRVGSHYWAFETQNVVPDIVCVAKPMGNGHPVGAVVTTQEIAQAFHATGVAYFNTYGGNPVSCAIANAVMRVIDQEGLQQNALQLGDYLLRECGHLKQEFECIGDVRGVGLFVGIELVEEREGRTPDTKAARWVVNRMKQLHQVLVSSDGPNDNVIKLKPPMCFSRENADEFLLAFRECLATLTQDKLATEAATVAATANSTTHGVIASTAETLANKTKLFERQDRLIKSV; encoded by the exons atgccgTTCGCACAAGAGCAAGCCAAGTCGGTGGCGGTGGCCAGCGAACAGCTGTCCAAGACGGAGACCATCAAGCTGAGAAACAAACACATCGG GCAAGCCTGCCAGCTCTTCTATCGCTCTGATCCACTGAAAATTGTACGCGGACAGGGCCAGTACATGTTCGACGAGGAAGGCACACGCTATCTGGACTGCATCAACAATGTGGCACATG TGGGCCACTGCCATCCGGAGGTGGTGCGTGCTGGGGCCCTGCAGATGGCCACCATTTCGACAAACAATCGCTTCCTGCACGATGAGCTGGTCCAGTGCGCCCAAACGCTGACCAGCAAGATGCCCGAGCCGCTGTCCGTGTGCTTTTTCGTCAACTCGGGCTCGGAGGCCAATGATTTGGCCCTCCGGCTGGCCCGCAACTTTACCAAGCGCCAGGATGTGATCACGCTTGACCA TGCCTACCATGGACATCTGCAGGCGGTGATGGAGGTGTCGCCGTACAAGTTCAACCAGCCGGGGGGCGAGAAGAAGCCCGACTATGTGCACGTGGCCCCCTGTCCGGATATCTATGGCGGCCAGTTCACGGACAAGATGTACCCCAATGCGGACCTGGGCGCGCTCTATGCCCAGCCCATTGAGGAGATATGCCAGCGCCAGCTGGCCAAGGGCCAGGGCGTGGCCGCCTTTATAGCCGAGAGCCTGCAGAGCTGCGGCGGCCAGATTCTGCCACCGGCCGGCTACTTCCGGGCCGTCTATGATGCGGTACGCTCAGCGGGCGGCCTCTGCATCGCCGATGAAGTGCAGGTGGGCTTCGGACGCGTGGGCAGCCACTACTGGGCCTTCGAGACGCAGAACGTGGTGCCGGACATTGTGTGCGTGGCCAAGCCCATGGGCAACGGGCATCCCGTGGGCGCTGTGGTCACAACGCAGGAGATAGCGCAGGCATTCCATGCCACTGGTGTGGCGTACTTCAATACGTATGGCGGCAATCCGGTGTCCTGTGCGATTGCCAATGCCGTGATGAGGGTCATCGACCAGGAGGGACTGCAGCAGAACGCCCTCCAGCTGGGCGATTACCTGCTGCGGGAGTGCGGCCACCTCAAGCAGGAGTTCGAGTGCATCGGCGATGTGCGCGGCGTGGGCCTGTTTGTGGGCATTGAGCTGGTGGAGGAGCGCGAGGGGCGCACACCCGACACCAAGGCCGCCCGCTGGGTGGTCAACCGCATGAAGCAGCTGCACCAGGTGCTGGTCAGCTCGGACGGACCCAATGACAACGTTATCAAGCTAAAGCCGCCCATGTGCTTCAGCCGCGAGAATGCTGACGAGTTCCTGCTCGCCTTCCGCGAGTGCCTCGCCACCCTCACACAGGACAAGCTGGCCACGGAGGCGGCGACAGTTGCTGCCACCGCGAACAGCACCACCCATGGGGTCATCGCCTCCACCGCCGAGACGCTGGCGAATAAGACGAAGCTCTTTGAGCGGCAGGATCGCCTCATAAAGTCGGTCTGA
- the LOC117903090 gene encoding uncharacterized protein C1orf131, giving the protein MNISEDFKPVPTRAALAAQKKQANCEFKAMVFQEPQYHQSKSTSMPDKQQNKSGDEAAQKRPHKSDKDSADTNPEFDIKKARHEVLNFAMSNQRVTKNKRKMEIFQLIKLGAKPPKKAARNYKELKDERQRLKNIREERKKFHQLGKNQTGAASVKCRSKNNEERKQKKRAPVSNIDQHYGKAQPKFKKRK; this is encoded by the coding sequence ATGAACATCAGCGAGGATTTCAAGCCCGTGCCAACACGGGCGGCACTTGCGGCTCAGAAGAAACAGGCCAACTGCGAATTCAAGGCAATGGTTTTCCAGGAGCCGCAATACCATCAGTCGAAATCAACTTCGATGCcagacaaacagcaaaacaagtCCGGAGATGAAGCTGCGCAAAAGAGGCCCCACAAGTCGGACAAAGACTCTGCCGACACTAACCCAGAGTTCGACATCAAAAAAGCCCGGCATGAGGTGCTCAACTTTGCCATGAGCAATCAGCGTGTGACCAAGAATAAGCGTAAGATGGAGATTTTCCAACTGATCAAGCTCGGCGCCAAGCCACCAAAGAAGGCGGCCAGGAACTACAAGGAGCTGAAGGACGAGCGACAGCGCCTAAAGAACATACGGGAGGAGCGAAAGAAGTTTCATCAGCTGGGAAAAAATCAAACTGGAGCAGCTAGTGTCAAGTGCCGAAGCAAAAACAACGAGGAACGCAAGCAGAAGAAACGCGCGCCCGTTTCAAACATCGATCAGCACTATGGCAAGGCCCAGCCTAAATTCAAGAAGAGAAAATAG
- the LOC117903088 gene encoding uncharacterized protein LOC117903088 translates to MPWNTDPKWLINVASSVPLDLMKNPREEAQSSAEQKVSPIRIKKKPSKTGKRKSAWKVVKKNTKKVSAVPTTMKCRAAAKLKKPNTEAPAEAPQEEAQPSASGPRSRKRKVKQESETWITESSGFFTGVIDETMSSLNNNINDISRSEFMSLGKVRKLWEQKYNVEERKPVANRSAAPPPPKRKRRPTQNPVKERRMSDEDAEEANNFWDMDDLEDHEIVENHISVPLLRAQFEPRRFLIMMPAFAMKQNLVQPLFNWELLNRIMPPPVEEGTKILQQVVNEMLLQYQQGSVKPT, encoded by the coding sequence ATGCCGTGGAATACCGATCCCAAATGGCTGATCAACGTGGCCTCATCCGTTCCACTAGACTTGATGAAAAACCCAAGGGAAGAAGCGCAAAGCAGTGCAGAACAAAAAGTTTCGCCGATTCGTATAAAAAAGAAGCCATCAAAAACCGGAAAAAGGAAGTCAGCGTGGAAGGTAgttaaaaaaaacacaaaaaaggtGTCAGCAGTTCCAACAACTATGAAATGTAGAGCAGCGGCTAAGCTTAAAAAGCCGAATACCGAAGCGCCCGCTGAGGCGCCACAGGAAGAGGCACAGCCGAGCGCGTCGGGACCGCGTTCGCGAAAGAGGAAGGTCAAGCAGGAGTCGGAGACATGGATAACAGAATCGAGCGGATTCTTCACGGGAGTGATTGATGAGACTATGTCCAGcctaaataataatattaacgATATTTCGCGCTCTGAGTTCATGTCACTGGGCAAGGTGAGGAAGCTTTGGGAACAGAAATACAATGTGGAGGAGCGCAAGCCAGTGGCCAATCGCTCCGCGGCGCCGCCACCACCGAAACGCAAGCGCAGGCCGACGCAAAATCCGGTCAAAGAGCGGCGCATGAGCGATGAGGATGCGGAAGAAGCTAACAACTTTTGGGACATGGATGATCTCGAGGACCATGAAATCGTCGAGAATCACATTAGCGTACCGCTACTGAGAGCGCAGTTTGAACCCCGTCGGTTCCTCATTATGATGCCGGCATTTGCCATGAAGCAGAACTTGGTTCAGCCGCTTTTCAATTGGGAGTTGCTGAACAGGATTATGCCGCCGCCAGTGGAGGAGGGTACGAAAATATTGCAGCAAGTCGTCAATGAGATGCTACTTCAGTATCAACAAGGATCAGTAAAGCCCACATAG
- the LOC117903084 gene encoding uncharacterized protein LOC117903084 isoform X2: MNDDVPTFTIVNINDIINQDDVLISRTNNATSSTLNAASKKLTVGRPRTRIHNTSTGSGSATQATSGSSPTSNSSSPQGGFSPPKWVKASSTFNKKQQHQQQTQTQQNQAQNQAKPRPRILNAEMGKKAKPIKPLLSMGKELYPTDVDTEEDDVDIDLDLDESEADLTLSPPLPPRRVIPAAAATANAAATNRGGQAAAAATAKYTARRPILSSNATTNSSRNYAAGDRKLSKLLGEDSEESFKKPPINANASAQQQQRYSKENKANAAIVNKDQDTETDEADGHDEDSEEVENEMENKVKKKPKYFPPETTTVREEDGRVIKKITCYETWHVISKPRDSPEKTRHQRTLLELPLVKLANVAARIKMPSVKWSSKVTLYKVSPTLMQRQTMTIFTGDLKVYNIPEEDRHKYQPSCVLFRRLVVDRSKCRVPYDRAIIFKNRCFYANIDGKHVNLMGAPETVACMKDVEILLDIVDTLDLNSQLVEMVNSK, translated from the coding sequence ATGAACGATGATGTGCCCACATTTACGATTGTGAATATCAATGACATTATCAACCAGGATGATGTGCTCATCAGTCGGACAAACAATGCCACGTCGAGCACTTTGAATGCCGCCAGCAAGAAGTTAACGGTGGGTCGACCCAGGACACGGATCCATAACACAAGCACAGGTTCGGGATCAGCAACACAGGCCACCTCCGGATCGAGTCCGACAAGTAATAGTAGCTCACCGCAGGGCGGCTTTAGTCCACCCAAATGGGTCAAGGCTTCGTCCACGTTcaacaagaagcagcagcatcagcagcagacgcaaACGCAGCAGAATCAGGCCCAGAACCAGGCCAAGCCGCGTCCCCGTATACTCAATGCAGAGATGggcaaaaaggcaaagcccATCAAGCCGCTGCTGAGCATGGGCAAAGAGCTGTATCCAACGGATGTCGATACCGAGGAGGATGATGTCGACATTGATCTAGATCTCGATGAGAGTGAGGCCGACCTAACACTATCACCGCCACTTCCACCGCGCCGTGTGATcccagcagcggctgcgacTGCCAATGCGGCTGCGACCAATCGGGGAGgccaggcggcggcagcagccacagctaaGTATACGGCACGTCGGCCCATACTGTCCTCGAATGCCACCACAAATAGCAGTCGAAACTATGCCGCGGGCGATCGCAAGCTGTCCAAGCTGCTGGGCGAGGACAGTGAGGAGAGCTTCAAGAAGCCACCCATCAACGCGAATGCttcagcgcagcagcagcagcgttacAGCAAAGAGAACAAGGCTAACGCTGCCATTGTCAACAAGGATCAGGATACCGAAACCGATGAGGCTGATGGCCATGACGAGGACTCGGAAGAGGTGGAGAATGAGATGGAGAACAAGGTGAAGAAGAAGCCAAAATACTTTCCGCCAGAGACAACCACGGTGCGGGAGGAGGATGGCCGCGTCATCAAGAAGATCACCTGCTACGAGACCTGGCACGTGATCAGCAAGCCCCGTGATTCGCCCGAAAAGACGCGCCATCAGCGTacgctgctggagctgccgctCGTTAAGCTGGCCAATGTGGCTGCACGCATCAAGATGCCCTCGGTGAAGTGGAGCAGCAAGGTGACGCTCTACAAGGTGTCGCCGACGCTTATGCAGCGACAGACAATGACCATATTCACCGGTGATCTAAAGGTGTACAACATACCCGAAGAGGATCGCCACAAGTATCAGCCATCGTGTGTACTCTTCCGCCGCCTCGTCGTCGATCGTAGCAAGTGCCGGGTGCCGTACGATCGGGCCATCATATTCAAGAATCGCTGCTTCTATGCGAACATCGATGGTAAGCATGTCAATCTGATGGGTGCCCCCGAGACGGTGGCCTGCATGAAGGATGTCGAAATACTGCTAGACATTGTGGACACGCTCGATCTGAACAGTCAACTCGTGGAGATGGTCAACTCAAAGTAG
- the LOC117903084 gene encoding uncharacterized protein LOC117903084 isoform X1: MPAGKKTDAEIGKTRPCFVYVKNLREGHLPSVAATGAAAAAVKSKLIKTIPHRSVAIAALPSATSPRRATRTSQRATTITAEIGVGSKARQRVALEKDKLSPPASLVAARRLRQSKGDSMPITPHLTRRPPPSAAASASPSPPKSAALQPAKRLMGPGLAAKRRNSAVPSAAAAPAAKHLSPLATPTMRRTLAGRRATQTQEIVSPKTQKMYKQAKVSRLVSVSPPPTIAASRSRRSIKPNPKYASEDVVTPKYVASLAGGDTPASRQQRGSSNSKVYPTSKYHDMHDLLDLDEDNDDELNDVAYNPQMHKSDDDDDDMSEDEYQEEMRHEKQPTPVQPVKRGRGRPPKSATASAASTPAAASPAQSKLTASAGRPATNMQQLRRHIAVSMNNRSNLTTGSEGAAKRKLEDATDSPVARKRMVLSAGGANRSVPVINGAGSGSKLTSAATPVGRAKTLVGSNSGQRTAPTSAMTGGLTNKQRQAGTTTTIKMNSSTTAAAATSAVRISSAKSVAATAAERESGGKSKMNDDVPTFTIVNINDIINQDDVLISRTNNATSSTLNAASKKLTVGRPRTRIHNTSTGSGSATQATSGSSPTSNSSSPQGGFSPPKWVKASSTFNKKQQHQQQTQTQQNQAQNQAKPRPRILNAEMGKKAKPIKPLLSMGKELYPTDVDTEEDDVDIDLDLDESEADLTLSPPLPPRRVIPAAAATANAAATNRGGQAAAAATAKYTARRPILSSNATTNSSRNYAAGDRKLSKLLGEDSEESFKKPPINANASAQQQQRYSKENKANAAIVNKDQDTETDEADGHDEDSEEVENEMENKVKKKPKYFPPETTTVREEDGRVIKKITCYETWHVISKPRDSPEKTRHQRTLLELPLVKLANVAARIKMPSVKWSSKVTLYKVSPTLMQRQTMTIFTGDLKVYNIPEEDRHKYQPSCVLFRRLVVDRSKCRVPYDRAIIFKNRCFYANIDGKHVNLMGAPETVACMKDVEILLDIVDTLDLNSQLVEMVNSK; encoded by the coding sequence ATGCCAGCTGGAAAAAAGACGGATGCTGAGATTGGAAAGACTCGTCCGTGCTTTGTTTACGTGAAGAATCTGCGGGAAGGACATCTACCATCGGTTGCCGccactggagcagcagcagcagcagttaaaTCGAAATTGATTAAAACAATCCCACATAGAAGCGTCGCCATTGCCGCCCTACCAAGCGCCACAAGCCCAAGACGCGCGACGCGCACCTCTCAACGGGCCACGACCATTACGGCTGAGATCGGTGTTGGCAGCAAGGCGCGACAGCGTGTGGCCCTAGAAAAGGACAAGCTGTCACCTCCAGCCTCTTTGGTTGCCGCCAGGCGGTTGCGTCAATCCAAGGGGGATTCGATGCCCATCACACCCCATCTCACACGGAGGCCACCAccatcagcggcagcatcggCGTCACCATCGCCACCCAAATCAGCAGCATTACAGCCCGCCAAAAGGTTGATGGGACCAGGCCTGGCCGCCAAGCGACGCAACTCGGCAGTaccatcggcagcagcagcaccagcggccAAGCATCTCAGTCCGCTGGCGACCCCCACAATGCGCCGGACCCTAGCCGGTCGGCGggcgacacagacacaggagATCGTCTCTCCCAAGACACAGAAGATGTACAAGCAAGCAAAGGTTTCACGTTTGGTGTCTGtgtcgccgccgccgacgATTGCCGCCAGTCGTTCGCGTCGCTCCATCAAACCGAATCCCAAGTATGCCAGCGAGGACGTGGTCACGCCGAAGTACGTGGCCTCTCTGGCCGGCGGCGACACACCCGCGTCGCGCCAACAACGCGGCAGCTCCAATTCGAAGGTCTATCCCACCAGCAAATATCACGATATGCACGATCTGCTCGATCTGGACgaggacaacgacgacgagcTGAACGATGTGGCCTACAATCCGCAAATGCACAAGtccgatgacgacgatgatgacaTGAGCGAGGATGAGTACCAGGAGGAGATGCGGCACGAGAAACAGCCGACGCCAGTGCAGCCCGTGAagcgtggacgtggacgtccGCCCAAATCGGCAACTGCATCGGCCGCCTCAACACCCGCCGCCGCCAGTCCGGCCCAGTCCAAGCTGACGGCGAGTGCCGGGCGGCCCGCGACGAATATGCAGCAATTGCGACGCCACATTGCAGTGAGCATGAACAATCGGAGCAATCTGACCACGGGATCGGAGGGAGCCGCCAAGCGTAAGCTGGAGGATGCCACAGACAGTCCCGTGGCACGCAAGCGAATGGTTTTGTCTGCCGGCGGAGCCAATCGCAGTGTGCCAGTGATCAATGGagccggcagcggcagcaagctCACATCTGCTGCCACTCCTGTGGGCAGGGCCAAGACACTCGTCGGCAGCAACAGTGGGCAGCGGACGGCACCCACATCGGCGATGACGGGGGGATTGACTAACaaacagaggcaggcaggcacaacGACGACCATCAAGATGAATAGCtccacgacagcagcagcagcaacgtccGCCGTGAGGATTAGCAGCGCAAAGtcggtggctgccactgcggcggagcgagagagcggcgGCAAAAGCAAGATGAACGATGATGTGCCCACATTTACGATTGTGAATATCAATGACATTATCAACCAGGATGATGTGCTCATCAGTCGGACAAACAATGCCACGTCGAGCACTTTGAATGCCGCCAGCAAGAAGTTAACGGTGGGTCGACCCAGGACACGGATCCATAACACAAGCACAGGTTCGGGATCAGCAACACAGGCCACCTCCGGATCGAGTCCGACAAGTAATAGTAGCTCACCGCAGGGCGGCTTTAGTCCACCCAAATGGGTCAAGGCTTCGTCCACGTTcaacaagaagcagcagcatcagcagcagacgcaaACGCAGCAGAATCAGGCCCAGAACCAGGCCAAGCCGCGTCCCCGTATACTCAATGCAGAGATGggcaaaaaggcaaagcccATCAAGCCGCTGCTGAGCATGGGCAAAGAGCTGTATCCAACGGATGTCGATACCGAGGAGGATGATGTCGACATTGATCTAGATCTCGATGAGAGTGAGGCCGACCTAACACTATCACCGCCACTTCCACCGCGCCGTGTGATcccagcagcggctgcgacTGCCAATGCGGCTGCGACCAATCGGGGAGgccaggcggcggcagcagccacagctaaGTATACGGCACGTCGGCCCATACTGTCCTCGAATGCCACCACAAATAGCAGTCGAAACTATGCCGCGGGCGATCGCAAGCTGTCCAAGCTGCTGGGCGAGGACAGTGAGGAGAGCTTCAAGAAGCCACCCATCAACGCGAATGCttcagcgcagcagcagcagcgttacAGCAAAGAGAACAAGGCTAACGCTGCCATTGTCAACAAGGATCAGGATACCGAAACCGATGAGGCTGATGGCCATGACGAGGACTCGGAAGAGGTGGAGAATGAGATGGAGAACAAGGTGAAGAAGAAGCCAAAATACTTTCCGCCAGAGACAACCACGGTGCGGGAGGAGGATGGCCGCGTCATCAAGAAGATCACCTGCTACGAGACCTGGCACGTGATCAGCAAGCCCCGTGATTCGCCCGAAAAGACGCGCCATCAGCGTacgctgctggagctgccgctCGTTAAGCTGGCCAATGTGGCTGCACGCATCAAGATGCCCTCGGTGAAGTGGAGCAGCAAGGTGACGCTCTACAAGGTGTCGCCGACGCTTATGCAGCGACAGACAATGACCATATTCACCGGTGATCTAAAGGTGTACAACATACCCGAAGAGGATCGCCACAAGTATCAGCCATCGTGTGTACTCTTCCGCCGCCTCGTCGTCGATCGTAGCAAGTGCCGGGTGCCGTACGATCGGGCCATCATATTCAAGAATCGCTGCTTCTATGCGAACATCGATGGTAAGCATGTCAATCTGATGGGTGCCCCCGAGACGGTGGCCTGCATGAAGGATGTCGAAATACTGCTAGACATTGTGGACACGCTCGATCTGAACAGTCAACTCGTGGAGATGGTCAACTCAAAGTAG